In Actinomadura citrea, a single window of DNA contains:
- a CDS encoding DUF5954 family protein: protein MTFPLMHGYDHINVVARLDPVADVRDRELGERIQGYPKLFPAGSPEFGYAVQFGKEWRIGSLGADGPATARYNLAIDLRTSAAQETDPPTVRAMLAAAARLDPEEGEQLAKDEWEIGDRRYRVVRVEKFILLGDRVMEPPRSTDADLTADGLLRDHLLDPPAPCGPWEAQLRLNLVGRLPVAGTVPDMIRTEARHAIRTHPGVVLLPPTFIAVEVDGAAWAPLTGGDDPEEARDRLARHFTDLMPRLREFQGDPPSDAELAEWTAIADGIRATSGHLFSVRGREFRTVRVCRMLRLGRDGPEAPRPSDQDHYGLPTFG, encoded by the coding sequence ATGACCTTCCCGCTGATGCACGGGTACGATCACATCAACGTGGTGGCCCGGCTCGATCCGGTCGCGGACGTCCGAGATCGGGAACTCGGTGAGCGGATTCAGGGATATCCAAAGCTCTTTCCCGCGGGATCCCCCGAGTTCGGTTACGCAGTGCAATTCGGGAAAGAATGGCGGATCGGGTCGCTGGGCGCGGACGGCCCGGCCACCGCCCGCTACAACCTCGCGATCGACCTCCGCACCTCCGCCGCGCAGGAGACCGATCCCCCGACCGTCCGGGCGATGCTCGCGGCGGCCGCGCGGCTCGACCCAGAGGAGGGCGAGCAGCTCGCCAAGGACGAGTGGGAGATCGGCGACCGCCGCTACCGCGTCGTCCGGGTGGAGAAGTTCATCCTGCTCGGCGACCGGGTGATGGAGCCGCCCCGGTCCACCGACGCCGACCTCACCGCCGACGGCCTGCTGCGCGACCACCTGCTCGACCCGCCGGCGCCGTGCGGCCCGTGGGAGGCGCAGCTCCGGCTGAACCTCGTCGGACGGCTGCCGGTCGCCGGCACCGTCCCGGACATGATCCGCACGGAGGCGCGGCACGCGATCCGCACGCACCCCGGCGTCGTGCTGCTCCCGCCCACCTTCATCGCGGTGGAGGTCGACGGCGCGGCCTGGGCCCCGCTCACCGGCGGCGACGACCCGGAGGAGGCCCGCGACCGGCTGGCGCGCCACTTCACCGACCTGATGCCGAGGCTCCGCGAGTTCCAGGGCGACCCCCCGTCGGACGCCGAGCTCGCCGAGTGGACCGCGATCGCCGACGGCATCCGGGCGACGTCGGGCCACCTGTTCAGCGTCCGGGGCCGCGAGTTCCGCACGGTCCGCGTCTGCCGCATGCTCCGCCTCGGCCGCGACGGCCCCGAGGCCCCCCGCCCGTCCGACCAGGACCACTACGGCCTCCCCACCTTCGGCTGA
- a CDS encoding phosphodiester glycosidase family protein translates to MSSRWAAVGAAAIVVVGVGWGPARAQAPPGGDGAGSGERADAAGARARVSAEVGDVRFTSSEKLASGATFRRFETSGAGGRVAGDLVGVDLRRAGVGLLRPPVVAARRTVSAMADAQHAVAGVNGDFFNISETHSGVLPTGSSSGPEVDGGRPLKGAVPDGQRFGPPLPPGTSAEDVIGVGADRRGHMARLRLTGTVRSGKTSIALRGLNQYALPVGGVGAFGPAWGEVSRQRAVCGTDKVRNDPCSTNTAEVTVRRGVVTGVSGTVGGGAIPSGTTVLVGREKGAEALRRLKPGDRVRVSYRFTGPVRFRFAVGGFPILRNGRPLDGLSATGPAPRTAAGVSRDGRRFYLVVVDGRSEQSGGVTVAELASLLDKAGADDAVNLDGGGSSTFVARSPGEPSVTVRNAPSDGSERAVANGIGVFTPGARH, encoded by the coding sequence ATGAGCAGCAGGTGGGCGGCCGTGGGAGCGGCGGCGATCGTGGTGGTCGGGGTCGGATGGGGTCCCGCGCGGGCGCAGGCGCCGCCGGGCGGCGACGGGGCGGGGTCGGGTGAGCGGGCGGACGCGGCGGGGGCGCGGGCCCGGGTCTCGGCCGAGGTCGGGGACGTGCGGTTCACCTCCTCGGAGAAGCTCGCGTCCGGCGCGACGTTCCGGAGGTTCGAGACGTCCGGGGCCGGCGGCCGGGTCGCCGGGGATCTGGTGGGCGTCGACCTGCGCAGAGCCGGGGTCGGCCTCCTGCGGCCGCCCGTGGTCGCCGCGCGGCGCACGGTGTCGGCGATGGCGGACGCGCAGCACGCCGTGGCGGGCGTGAACGGCGACTTCTTCAACATCAGCGAGACCCATTCCGGGGTGCTGCCCACGGGGTCGTCGTCCGGGCCGGAGGTGGACGGCGGCCGCCCGCTCAAGGGGGCCGTCCCGGACGGGCAGCGGTTCGGCCCCCCGCTGCCGCCCGGCACGTCCGCCGAGGACGTCATCGGGGTCGGCGCCGACCGGCGGGGGCACATGGCGCGCCTGCGCCTGACCGGGACTGTCCGCTCCGGCAAGACGTCCATCGCTCTGCGCGGCCTCAACCAGTACGCGCTCCCGGTCGGCGGCGTCGGGGCGTTCGGCCCCGCTTGGGGGGAGGTTTCCCGGCAGCGCGCCGTATGCGGGACGGACAAGGTGCGCAACGACCCGTGCAGCACGAACACCGCCGAGGTGACCGTGCGCCGGGGCGTGGTGACGGGCGTCTCCGGCACGGTGGGCGGCGGCGCGATCCCGTCCGGCACGACCGTGCTGGTCGGGAGGGAGAAGGGCGCCGAGGCGCTGCGCCGCCTCAAGCCCGGCGACCGGGTGCGGGTCTCCTACCGCTTCACCGGGCCGGTCCGCTTCCGGTTCGCCGTCGGCGGGTTCCCGATCCTGCGGAACGGCAGGCCGCTGGACGGCCTGAGCGCCACCGGCCCGGCGCCGCGCACGGCCGCCGGGGTGAGCCGCGACGGCCGCCGCTTCTACCTCGTGGTGGTGGACGGAAGGTCCGAGCAGAGCGGCGGGGTGACCGTCGCCGAGCTGGCGTCCCTGCTGGACAAGGCGGGTGCCGACGACGCCGTGAACCTCGACGGCGGCGGTTCGTCGACGTTCGTCGCGCGATCCCCCGGCGAGCCCTCGGTGACCGTCCGCAACGCCCCCTCGGACGGATCAGAACGCGCGGTCGCCAACGGCATCGGCGTCTTCACACCGGGCGCCCGGCACTGA
- a CDS encoding NYN domain-containing protein, protein MVSENTARLAVLIDSDNAQPAIVEALLAEVAKYGTAHVKRAYGDWTGTSLRGWKEQLLDQSIQPIQQFAYTKGKNATDAAMVIDAMDLLYSDRFDGFCLVSSDSDFTRLAARIRESGLTVYGFGERKTPKPFVAACDKFIYIENLLYDQSSTTPTAVTLKPAPPTPAAKLKKDAALVNLLRNAVEAASDEDGWAALASVGHIITKQRPEFDSRNYGYVKLNELIAATTLFVLDRRSPGDGKANIIYVRDKRHQDKKPS, encoded by the coding sequence ATGGTCAGCGAGAACACTGCCAGGCTGGCGGTGCTCATCGACTCCGACAACGCGCAGCCCGCGATCGTCGAGGCGCTGCTGGCCGAGGTCGCGAAGTACGGGACCGCGCACGTCAAGCGCGCCTACGGCGACTGGACCGGCACCAGCCTGCGGGGCTGGAAGGAGCAGCTGCTCGACCAGTCGATCCAGCCGATCCAGCAGTTCGCCTACACCAAGGGCAAGAACGCGACCGACGCGGCGATGGTCATCGACGCGATGGACCTGCTGTACTCGGACCGCTTCGACGGGTTCTGCCTCGTCTCCAGTGACAGCGACTTCACCCGCCTGGCCGCGCGCATCCGTGAGTCGGGCCTCACGGTGTACGGGTTCGGTGAACGCAAGACGCCCAAGCCCTTCGTGGCGGCGTGCGACAAGTTCATCTACATCGAGAACCTGCTGTACGACCAGAGTTCGACCACCCCGACCGCCGTGACGCTCAAGCCGGCGCCCCCGACACCGGCCGCCAAGCTGAAGAAGGACGCCGCCCTCGTCAACCTTCTCCGCAACGCCGTGGAGGCGGCGTCCGACGAGGACGGGTGGGCCGCCCTCGCGTCCGTCGGCCACATCATCACCAAGCAGCGCCCCGAGTTCGACTCCCGCAACTACGGCTACGTGAAGCTCAACGAGTTGATCGCCGCGACGACCCTGTTCGTCCTGGACCGCCGCAGCCCCGGTGACGGCAAGGCGAACATCATCTACGTCCGCGACAAGCGCCACCAGGACAAGAAGCCGTCCTAG
- a CDS encoding VOC family protein — MTVQRMDNVLIVVEDLEAVIAFFVELGLELEGQGPLEWRGAERVIGLDDVRQDVAMLRVPDGPGRVELARFHRPKAIAPEPKDAPANTLGLRRVMFAVDDIEDVVARLRARGAELVGEIVQYENIYRLCYVRGPEGIVVGLAEQLS, encoded by the coding sequence ATGACGGTCCAGCGGATGGACAACGTCCTCATCGTCGTCGAGGATCTTGAGGCCGTCATCGCGTTCTTCGTCGAACTGGGCCTGGAGCTCGAGGGCCAGGGGCCACTCGAATGGCGCGGGGCCGAGCGTGTCATCGGGCTCGACGACGTCCGGCAGGACGTCGCCATGCTGCGGGTCCCGGACGGCCCCGGGCGAGTGGAGCTGGCGAGGTTCCACAGGCCGAAGGCCATCGCCCCCGAGCCGAAGGACGCGCCGGCGAACACGCTCGGGCTTCGTCGCGTCATGTTCGCCGTCGACGACATCGAGGACGTCGTCGCCCGCCTGCGGGCCCGCGGCGCCGAACTCGTCGGCGAGATCGTGCAGTACGAGAACATCTACCGGCTCTGCTACGTCCGCGGCCCCGAGGGCATCGTCGTCGGACTCGCCGAGCAGCTGAGCTGA
- a CDS encoding nuclear transport factor 2 family protein: MTAETPAQTVQRLFPLLAEGKSAEAAALFADSVSFSIPHPPGIPWVPEVDSADGMRAFFELLQTHVQAKELDLHQVVAEGDDVVLIGHMVSEVKKTGRDIDTAFVLHTTVRDGRITRYHLYEDTYAVAKAYFGD; the protein is encoded by the coding sequence ATGACAGCAGAAACACCGGCGCAGACCGTACAGCGTTTGTTCCCGCTGCTCGCCGAGGGGAAGAGCGCGGAGGCGGCGGCGTTGTTCGCCGACTCGGTGTCATTCTCGATCCCGCACCCGCCGGGCATTCCGTGGGTACCGGAGGTCGACTCGGCGGACGGCATGCGGGCGTTCTTCGAGCTGCTTCAGACCCATGTGCAGGCCAAAGAACTCGACCTCCACCAGGTCGTCGCCGAGGGCGACGATGTCGTGCTCATCGGGCACATGGTCTCCGAGGTCAAGAAGACGGGCCGGGACATCGACACCGCGTTCGTCCTGCACACCACGGTCCGGGACGGGCGGATCACCCGCTACCACCTCTACGAGGACACCTACGCCGTCGCCAAGGCCTACTTCGGCGACTGA
- a CDS encoding acyl-CoA dehydrogenase family protein produces the protein MDLEFGAADEEFRGEVRAWLREHVPARPLPSLETGEGFAAHREWERTLGAARLGVVSWPEEYGGRGASVLQWLVFEEEYYAAGAPGRVSQNGINLLAPTLLKHGTPEQLARILPPMAAGEVIWAQAWSEPGAGSDLAALRSTATRTDGGWLLDGQKTWSSRAAFADRGFGLFRSDPESSGNERSEPGGVGGRPPTVNRHKGLTYVMFPLDTEGVTVRPIGRLDGKPAFAELFLDSVFVPDEDVIGTTGDGWRVAMATAGNERGLTLRSPGRFTAAAERLVELWKERADASGDALRDRVADAWIRARAYRLKGFETVSRDDDIGAESSLNKVFWSELDVALHETALDLLGPDGELESEWLENYVFSLAGPIYAGTNEIQRNVIAERLLGLPRGSR, from the coding sequence ATGGATCTTGAGTTCGGGGCGGCGGACGAGGAGTTCCGCGGCGAGGTGCGGGCGTGGCTGCGCGAGCACGTCCCGGCGCGCCCCCTCCCGTCGCTGGAGACCGGGGAGGGCTTCGCGGCGCACCGGGAGTGGGAGCGGACGCTCGGGGCGGCGCGGCTGGGCGTGGTGTCGTGGCCGGAGGAGTACGGCGGGCGCGGCGCGTCGGTGCTGCAATGGCTGGTCTTCGAGGAGGAGTACTACGCGGCGGGGGCGCCGGGACGGGTCAGCCAGAACGGCATCAACCTGCTGGCGCCGACGCTGCTCAAGCACGGGACGCCCGAGCAGCTCGCGCGGATCCTGCCGCCGATGGCGGCCGGCGAGGTGATCTGGGCGCAGGCGTGGTCGGAGCCGGGCGCGGGCAGTGACCTGGCGGCCCTGCGGTCGACGGCGACCCGCACCGACGGCGGATGGCTGCTGGACGGGCAGAAGACGTGGAGTTCGCGCGCCGCGTTCGCCGACCGGGGGTTCGGGCTGTTCCGGTCCGATCCCGAGTCGTCCGGAAACGAGCGGAGCGAACCGGGGGGTGTGGGGGGTCGTCCCCCCACAGTGAACAGACACAAGGGGCTCACCTATGTGATGTTCCCGCTGGACACCGAGGGCGTGACGGTCCGCCCGATCGGGCGGCTGGACGGCAAGCCCGCGTTCGCCGAGCTGTTCCTCGACAGTGTCTTCGTCCCCGACGAGGACGTCATCGGCACGACCGGGGACGGCTGGCGGGTCGCGATGGCCACCGCCGGCAACGAGCGCGGCCTCACGCTGCGCAGCCCCGGGCGGTTCACCGCGGCGGCCGAGCGGCTCGTCGAGCTGTGGAAGGAGCGCGCGGACGCCTCCGGCGACGCGCTGCGGGACCGGGTCGCGGACGCCTGGATCAGGGCGCGGGCCTACCGGCTCAAGGGGTTCGAGACGGTCTCGCGGGACGACGACATCGGCGCGGAGTCGAGCCTGAACAAGGTGTTCTGGTCGGAGCTGGACGTGGCGCTGCACGAGACCGCGCTCGACCTGCTCGGCCCGGACGGCGAGCTGGAGTCCGAGTGGCTGGAGAACTACGTGTTCTCGCTGGCCGGGCCCATCTACGCGGGCACGAACGAGATCCAGCGCAACGTGATCGCCGAGCGGCTGCTCGGCCTGCCGAGGGGGTCCCGGTGA
- a CDS encoding acyl-CoA dehydrogenase family protein, translating to MKFVLSAEQRMFGETLRKLLGGPGTAEAARAWADGDAGPGRALWSAVAEAGAFAVAVPEEAGGAGLLPVELAVAAEELGRAAAPGPYVETLAAAELLGGSPWLPRIAEGEAVVTLAVPHALDADVADLVLTVDGVERRATGAAVTSLDPARRLFRVPEGAGFTDFGVLLCAAQQVGLGRALLEVSVEYARTRRQFGRPIGEYQAIKHHLASAMVELEFARPLVYGAALAYGTPDFARDVSAAKVAASEASYGMAKTALQVHGAIGYTDEYDPSLWIRKARALYSAWGTVAEHRARVVAAL from the coding sequence GTGAAGTTCGTTCTCTCCGCCGAGCAGCGGATGTTCGGCGAGACGCTGCGCAAGCTGCTGGGCGGGCCCGGCACCGCCGAGGCGGCCCGCGCCTGGGCGGACGGGGACGCCGGGCCGGGGCGCGCGCTGTGGTCGGCGGTCGCCGAGGCCGGGGCGTTCGCGGTGGCCGTCCCGGAGGAGGCGGGCGGCGCCGGGCTGCTGCCGGTCGAGCTGGCCGTCGCGGCGGAGGAGCTGGGGCGGGCCGCCGCGCCCGGCCCCTACGTGGAGACGCTCGCCGCCGCCGAGCTGCTCGGCGGGTCGCCGTGGCTGCCGCGCATCGCCGAGGGCGAGGCGGTCGTGACGCTCGCCGTCCCGCACGCGCTGGACGCCGACGTCGCCGACCTGGTGCTCACCGTCGACGGCGTCGAGCGCAGGGCGACCGGGGCGGCCGTGACGTCGCTCGACCCGGCGCGGCGGCTGTTCCGCGTCCCCGAGGGGGCGGGGTTCACCGACTTCGGCGTGCTGCTGTGCGCGGCGCAGCAGGTCGGGCTCGGGCGGGCGCTGCTGGAGGTGTCCGTCGAGTACGCCAGGACCCGGCGGCAGTTCGGCCGCCCGATCGGCGAGTACCAGGCGATCAAGCACCATCTGGCGAGCGCGATGGTCGAGCTGGAGTTCGCCCGCCCGCTGGTGTACGGGGCGGCGCTGGCGTACGGGACGCCGGACTTCGCGCGGGACGTGTCCGCCGCGAAGGTCGCCGCGTCCGAGGCGTCCTACGGGATGGCCAAGACCGCGCTCCAGGTGCACGGCGCGATCGGCTACACCGACGAGTACGACCCGTCGCTGTGGATCCGCAAGGCGCGGGCCCTGTACTCGGCGTGGGGCACCGTGGCCGAGCACAGGGCGCGGGTCGTCGCCGCGCTCTAG
- a CDS encoding FadD3 family acyl-CoA ligase has translation MSELTVPGLVARAAREFPDAEAVVDGDVRVTYAELREQVRQATGAFAGAGIEPGDRIAVWAPNGLRWIVTVLGALGAGATLVPLNTRYKGDEARWPLSKAGAKILFVEDGFLGIDYPGMLGADGSGVPGLPALRTVVTFNGAARPGVISWDDFTAKAAPPDEADARAAAVAPDDVADILFTSGTTGRPKGAMVTHEQNVRTYRAWAGRTGVRAGDRYLIVNPMFHTFGYKAGVLACVMQGATMVLQRTFDVPETLRLIERERITVLPGPPTIYTALLDAPGRDERDLSSLRLAVTGAGDVPVALVRRIKDELFPQVVTAYGLTESSGTVSACSVDDDDETISTTSGRPIADVEVTIVDGEGERVPAGTDGAILVRGYNVMKGYLDDPEATAETVRDGWLDTGDRGRVDERGNITITGRTKEMYVVGGFNVYPAEVENVLARHDAVAESGVVGVPDARMGEVGRAYVRLRHGRTATQDELVAHCRERLANFKVPREVVFVDDLPKTASGKIWRVKLKERL, from the coding sequence ATGAGCGAGCTGACGGTTCCGGGGTTGGTGGCGCGGGCGGCGAGGGAGTTTCCGGACGCGGAGGCGGTCGTGGACGGGGACGTCCGGGTCACCTACGCCGAGCTGCGGGAGCAGGTCCGCCAGGCGACGGGCGCGTTCGCCGGCGCGGGGATCGAGCCGGGCGACCGCATCGCCGTCTGGGCGCCGAACGGCCTGCGCTGGATCGTCACCGTGCTCGGCGCGCTCGGCGCGGGCGCGACGCTCGTCCCGCTCAACACCCGCTACAAGGGCGACGAGGCCCGGTGGCCGCTCTCCAAGGCCGGGGCGAAGATCCTGTTCGTGGAGGACGGGTTCCTCGGCATCGACTATCCCGGCATGCTCGGCGCGGACGGATCCGGCGTCCCCGGGCTGCCCGCGCTGCGGACGGTCGTCACCTTCAACGGCGCCGCGCGCCCGGGAGTGATCTCCTGGGACGACTTCACCGCCAAGGCCGCGCCCCCGGACGAGGCGGACGCGCGGGCGGCGGCCGTCGCGCCGGACGACGTCGCCGACATCCTGTTCACCTCCGGGACCACCGGCAGGCCCAAGGGCGCCATGGTCACGCACGAGCAGAACGTCCGCACCTACCGGGCGTGGGCGGGCCGCACCGGCGTGCGGGCCGGCGACCGCTACCTCATCGTGAACCCGATGTTCCACACGTTCGGCTACAAGGCCGGCGTGCTGGCGTGCGTGATGCAGGGCGCCACGATGGTGCTGCAGCGCACGTTCGACGTCCCGGAGACGCTGCGGCTCATCGAGCGGGAGAGGATCACCGTCCTGCCGGGGCCGCCGACCATCTACACCGCGCTCCTGGACGCCCCCGGCCGGGACGAGCGCGACCTGTCGTCCCTCCGGCTGGCGGTGACGGGCGCGGGGGACGTGCCCGTCGCGCTGGTGCGGCGTATCAAGGACGAGCTGTTCCCGCAGGTCGTGACCGCGTACGGGCTGACGGAGTCGTCCGGCACGGTCTCGGCGTGCTCCGTGGACGACGACGACGAGACCATCTCCACCACGTCCGGCAGGCCCATCGCCGACGTCGAGGTCACGATCGTCGACGGCGAGGGCGAGCGGGTCCCGGCCGGGACCGACGGCGCGATCCTCGTCCGCGGCTACAACGTCATGAAGGGCTACCTGGACGACCCGGAGGCGACCGCCGAGACGGTCCGCGACGGCTGGCTCGACACCGGCGACCGCGGGCGCGTCGACGAGCGCGGCAACATCACCATCACCGGCCGCACCAAGGAGATGTACGTCGTCGGCGGGTTCAACGTGTACCCGGCCGAGGTCGAGAACGTCCTCGCCCGCCACGACGCCGTCGCCGAGTCGGGCGTCGTCGGCGTCCCGGACGCGCGCATGGGCGAGGTGGGGCGCGCCTACGTCCGGCTCCGCCACGGCAGGACGGCCACGCAGGACGAGCTGGTCGCGCACTGCCGGGAGCGGCTCGCGAACTTCAAGGTCCCCCGGGAGGTCGTCTTCGTGGACGACCTCCCGAAGACCGCGTCCGGCAAGATCTGGCGCGTGAAGCTCAAGGAGCGCCTCTGA
- a CDS encoding Coagulation factor 5/8 type domain-containing protein: MPVRRATCVPILLVLLLALLPVPRAHAEGEPREVRGYIDVHSHLMAYEAFGGALMCGKPFDPRGIQEALRDCPDHAGNGVLAWWENFLRYGSPFGTHDPTGWPTFKDWPAYDSRTHQQVYYAWLERSWRAGQRVLVNHLVDNRQLCEIYPLKRTPCDEMASIRVQAQRMREMQSFIDERSGGPGKGWFRIVRDSADARRVIEDGKLAVVLGIETSEPFGCRLVGGAPACTRADIDRGLDEARSLGVASMFVCHKYDNALCGVRFDGGVAGAFVNLANFVGTGRFWQAETCKGPAHDNTIAPAGEVGDALEPILKLLGLAGITLPIYPSAPHCNVRGLSDLGAYMIQGMMKRHMIVEIDHMSAKAAGQALGVLEAARYPGVISSHSWMDATYLPRVYRLGGMVAGYGSAADRFTDEWRRNKAQRDPARPFGYGYGLDANGMGALPEPRTGGDAGPLRYPFTSPIDPAVKLDRLSAGLRTWDLNTDGVANYGLVPDWIADLRAVGGPEITEDMARGAEVYLRLWRGAETAPS; this comes from the coding sequence ATGCCCGTCCGCCGTGCCACCTGCGTTCCGATCCTCCTCGTTCTCCTGCTCGCTCTTCTGCCCGTCCCCCGCGCGCATGCGGAGGGCGAACCGCGCGAGGTGCGCGGCTACATCGACGTCCACAGCCACCTGATGGCGTACGAGGCGTTCGGCGGCGCGCTCATGTGCGGCAAGCCGTTCGACCCGCGCGGCATCCAGGAGGCGCTGCGCGACTGCCCCGACCACGCCGGCAACGGGGTGCTCGCCTGGTGGGAGAACTTCCTCAGGTACGGCAGCCCGTTCGGGACCCACGACCCGACCGGCTGGCCGACGTTCAAGGACTGGCCCGCCTACGATTCCCGCACCCACCAGCAGGTCTACTACGCATGGCTGGAGCGGTCCTGGCGGGCCGGGCAGCGCGTCCTCGTCAACCACCTGGTGGACAACCGGCAGCTCTGCGAGATCTATCCGCTCAAGCGCACCCCCTGCGACGAGATGGCCTCGATCCGGGTCCAGGCGCAGCGGATGCGGGAGATGCAGAGCTTCATCGACGAGCGCAGCGGCGGCCCCGGCAAGGGCTGGTTCCGGATCGTGCGCGACTCGGCGGACGCCCGCCGGGTCATCGAGGACGGCAAGCTCGCCGTCGTCCTCGGCATCGAGACCTCCGAGCCGTTCGGCTGCCGGCTCGTGGGCGGCGCCCCGGCCTGCACCCGCGCCGACATCGACCGGGGTCTGGACGAGGCGCGGAGCCTCGGCGTGGCCTCGATGTTCGTGTGCCACAAGTACGACAACGCGCTGTGCGGCGTGCGGTTCGACGGCGGCGTGGCGGGCGCCTTCGTCAACCTCGCCAACTTCGTCGGCACCGGACGGTTCTGGCAGGCCGAGACGTGCAAGGGCCCCGCCCACGACAACACGATCGCCCCGGCGGGCGAGGTCGGCGACGCCCTCGAACCGATCCTGAAGCTGCTCGGGCTGGCGGGGATCACGCTCCCGATCTATCCGAGCGCCCCGCACTGCAACGTCCGGGGGCTCAGCGACCTCGGCGCGTACATGATCCAGGGGATGATGAAGCGGCACATGATCGTCGAGATCGACCACATGAGCGCCAAGGCCGCCGGCCAGGCCCTCGGCGTCCTGGAGGCCGCGCGGTACCCCGGCGTCATCTCGTCCCACAGCTGGATGGACGCGACCTACCTGCCCCGCGTCTACCGGCTCGGCGGCATGGTGGCCGGGTACGGGAGCGCGGCCGACCGGTTCACCGACGAGTGGCGGCGCAACAAGGCCCAGCGCGATCCCGCCCGCCCGTTCGGCTACGGGTACGGGCTCGACGCCAACGGCATGGGCGCGCTGCCGGAGCCCCGCACGGGCGGTGACGCGGGCCCGCTGCGCTATCCCTTCACCTCGCCGATCGACCCGGCGGTGAAGCTCGACCGCCTCAGCGCCGGGCTGCGCACCTGGGACCTCAACACCGACGGCGTCGCGAACTACGGGCTCGTCCCCGACTGGATCGCCGACCTCCGCGCGGTCGGCGGGCCGGAGATCACCGAGGACATGGCGCGCGGCGCGGAGGTCTACCTGCGGCTGTGGCGCGGCGCCGAGACCGCGCCCTCCTGA
- a CDS encoding aminoglycoside phosphotransferase family protein codes for MNTSIRIDVPEALAASYSKHSGASGRAWIAALPDLAAGFLDRWTLRLDGPGRHGMASLVLPVTRADGTPAALKLQTVTDEHATEPVGLRVWDGDGAVRLLDHDPDTGTMLLERLDAARPLSSVPDDDTAVGVLAELLVRLVAWPAPEGLRHLADIAAAMLDQVPAAVPVLGDPADRRLVRTCASAVAELVGEPGDRLLHWDLHYDNVLAGEREPWLAIDPKPLAGDPGFDLLPALDNRWDEVVASGDVTRTVLRRFDLLTEALGLDRRRAAGWTLGRVLQNALWDVEDGETALDPAQVAIATTLLRHRAG; via the coding sequence ATGAACACGTCGATCCGCATCGACGTCCCCGAGGCGCTGGCCGCCTCGTACAGCAAGCACAGCGGCGCGTCCGGGCGCGCCTGGATCGCCGCGCTGCCCGACCTGGCCGCCGGCTTCCTGGACCGCTGGACCCTGCGCCTGGACGGTCCGGGACGGCACGGCATGGCCTCGCTCGTGCTCCCGGTGACCCGCGCGGACGGCACGCCGGCCGCGCTCAAGCTCCAGACGGTCACCGACGAGCACGCCACCGAACCGGTGGGCCTGCGCGTATGGGACGGCGACGGGGCGGTGCGCCTGCTCGACCACGACCCGGACACCGGCACGATGCTGCTCGAACGCCTGGACGCGGCCCGGCCGCTGTCATCGGTGCCCGACGACGACACCGCCGTGGGAGTCCTGGCCGAACTGCTGGTGCGCCTGGTCGCGTGGCCCGCACCCGAGGGGTTGCGCCACCTGGCCGACATCGCCGCCGCCATGCTCGACCAGGTTCCCGCCGCCGTGCCCGTGCTGGGCGACCCGGCCGACCGGCGGCTGGTGCGGACGTGCGCGTCCGCCGTGGCCGAACTGGTCGGCGAACCCGGCGACCGCCTGCTGCACTGGGACCTGCACTACGACAACGTCCTCGCCGGGGAGCGGGAACCCTGGCTGGCCATCGACCCGAAGCCCCTCGCCGGCGACCCCGGCTTCGACCTGCTGCCGGCGCTGGACAACCGCTGGGACGAGGTGGTCGCGAGCGGCGACGTCACCCGCACGGTCCTGCGCCGCTTCGACCTGCTGACCGAGGCCCTCGGCCTGGACAGGCGGCGGGCGGCCGGCTGGACGCTCGGCCGCGTGCTGCAGAACGCGCTGTGGGACGTCGAGGACGGCGAGACCGCCCTGGACCCCGCCCAGGTCGCCATCGCCACCACTCTCCTCCGCCACCGGGCCGGATGA
- a CDS encoding putative glycolipid-binding domain-containing protein encodes MTFAEPPETAAWQHREARTGFEVLQIARSGGGWRLHGTTTAVEDGAPWTVDYVIEVDVRWRTRSARVSNLLDGGPGEVVVRQVREGRWTVDGRPAPDLDGCLDVDLESSAMTNALPVHRLDLPAGGTAEVPAVYVRAADLSVGRLEQTYTRGGRAAYDYAAPAFDFTARLVYDDAGFVLEYPGLATRRA; translated from the coding sequence ATGACGTTCGCGGAACCCCCGGAAACGGCCGCCTGGCAGCATCGTGAGGCACGCACCGGCTTCGAGGTCCTCCAGATCGCGCGGTCGGGCGGAGGGTGGCGGCTGCACGGCACGACGACCGCCGTGGAGGACGGCGCGCCGTGGACCGTGGACTACGTGATCGAGGTCGACGTGCGTTGGCGCACCCGCTCCGCCAGGGTCTCGAACCTGCTCGACGGGGGTCCGGGAGAGGTGGTCGTCCGCCAGGTCCGGGAGGGACGCTGGACGGTCGACGGCCGGCCCGCGCCCGACCTGGACGGCTGCCTGGACGTCGACCTGGAGTCCTCGGCGATGACCAACGCGCTTCCGGTGCACCGGCTCGACCTGCCCGCCGGCGGCACCGCGGAGGTCCCGGCGGTCTACGTCCGGGCCGCCGATCTGAGCGTCGGCCGGCTCGAACAGACCTACACGCGCGGGGGCCGTGCCGCCTACGACTACGCGGCCCCCGCGTTCGACTTCACCGCCCGGCTCGTCTACGACGACGCGGGGTTCGTGCTGGAGTACCCGGGCCTCGCGACCCGCCGCGCCTGA